One Oceanotoga teriensis DNA segment encodes these proteins:
- a CDS encoding glycerol dehydrogenase, which yields MNTNIVISPGKYIQGYGELERIESHVSFLGNTPFIVASPSGMRLTRDIVENSFKNKGKNCLFELFNRECSKNEINRLKELCEKNNCDFIIGIGGGKALDTAKALAFYMEMPVVIVPTIASTDAPCSALSVLYTDDGAFEEYLILPTNPSVVLVDTKVVVNAPVRLLVAGMGDALATYFEARACKASNSKTMTGALTSTSAMALAKLCYDTLINEGLKAKLAVEKKVCTSSVEKIIEANTYLSGIGFESGGLGAAHAIHNGFTVLEECHNLYHGEKVAFGTLTQLVLENAPTKEIEEVMSFCVDVGLPITLEDLGIEEINKEALMRVAEASAVEGETIHNMPFDVTADDVYAAILTADSLGKLFKGN from the coding sequence TTATTTCTCCTGGTAAATATATTCAAGGTTATGGTGAACTTGAAAGAATTGAATCACATGTGAGTTTTCTTGGAAATACACCTTTTATCGTTGCAAGTCCTTCTGGAATGAGATTGACAAGAGATATTGTTGAAAATAGTTTTAAGAATAAAGGTAAGAATTGTTTATTTGAACTTTTTAATCGTGAATGTTCTAAAAATGAGATTAATCGTTTAAAAGAATTATGTGAAAAAAATAACTGCGATTTTATTATAGGAATAGGTGGAGGTAAAGCTCTTGATACAGCTAAAGCTTTAGCTTTTTATATGGAAATGCCTGTTGTTATAGTTCCAACTATTGCTTCTACTGATGCTCCATGTAGTGCTCTTTCAGTTTTATACACTGATGATGGAGCTTTTGAAGAATATTTGATTCTTCCAACTAATCCATCAGTTGTTTTGGTTGATACAAAAGTTGTTGTTAATGCTCCAGTTAGATTGTTGGTTGCAGGTATGGGTGATGCTTTGGCAACTTATTTTGAAGCACGTGCATGTAAAGCTTCTAATTCAAAAACTATGACAGGTGCTTTGACGAGTACTTCTGCTATGGCTTTAGCAAAACTATGTTATGATACTTTAATAAATGAAGGTCTTAAAGCTAAATTGGCAGTAGAAAAAAAGGTTTGTACATCTTCTGTTGAGAAAATTATAGAAGCTAATACTTATTTGAGTGGTATTGGATTTGAGAGTGGGGGACTTGGAGCAGCACATGCTATACATAATGGATTTACTGTTTTAGAAGAATGTCATAATTTATATCATGGGGAGAAAGTTGCTTTTGGTACTTTAACTCAATTAGTTTTAGAAAATGCTCCTACTAAAGAGATAGAAGAAGTTATGAGCTTTTGTGTTGATGTAGGGTTACCAATTACTTTAGAAGATCTTGGAATAGAAGAGATTAATAAAGAAGCTTTGATGAGGGTTGCAGAAGCTTCTGCTGTTGAAGGTGAAACTATTCATAATATGCCTTTTGATGTGACTGCAGATGATGTCTATGCAGCTATTTTAACAGCTGATAGTTTGGGAAAGCTGTTTAAAGGTAATTAA
- a CDS encoding DegV family protein, translating into MIGIISDTTSDVPSSILNTEFLEVISAKVILNEKEYRDGKEIQNEQVIKFMDEGGFPKTSLPSYSDISEAFKRLISKGYKKIISINVFSKLSGTYNMFTNVKKDLQKEFKDIKIELIDSKSVSLGSGLLVKKALNLIEKNTQFEEIVKEIKNSIGNKINIMYTIPTLKYLKAGGRIGKVSATIGEFLNIKPIISVNNEGIYYTVSKERGLKRAQTTMVDKMIEWLDGNIPQELYIGRTDDTETTMSTIEKIKQKLINKGIEIEKIKTEQINPSLLSHTGKGLIGITILKS; encoded by the coding sequence ATGATAGGAATAATATCTGATACTACAAGTGATGTACCATCTTCAATATTAAATACAGAATTCTTAGAAGTAATATCTGCTAAAGTAATATTAAACGAAAAAGAATATAGAGATGGAAAAGAAATTCAAAATGAACAAGTGATAAAATTTATGGATGAAGGTGGATTCCCAAAAACATCTTTACCTTCATACAGTGATATCTCAGAAGCATTCAAAAGACTAATTTCAAAAGGATACAAAAAAATAATATCTATAAATGTCTTCAGCAAACTAAGCGGTACATATAATATGTTCACAAATGTAAAAAAAGATCTGCAAAAAGAATTTAAAGACATAAAAATAGAACTAATAGATTCAAAAAGCGTCTCTTTAGGATCGGGGTTACTGGTAAAAAAAGCTTTAAACTTAATAGAAAAAAACACTCAATTTGAAGAAATAGTAAAAGAAATAAAAAATTCAATAGGTAATAAAATAAATATAATGTATACTATTCCTACATTAAAATATTTAAAAGCAGGTGGAAGAATTGGAAAAGTATCGGCAACAATAGGAGAATTCTTAAATATAAAACCCATAATATCGGTAAATAATGAAGGTATATACTATACAGTGTCAAAAGAAAGAGGATTAAAAAGAGCTCAAACAACTATGGTAGATAAAATGATAGAATGGTTAGATGGAAACATTCCACAAGAACTATATATAGGCAGAACAGATGACACAGAAACAACCATGTCTACAATAGAAAAAATAAAACAAAAACTAATAAACAAGGGTATAGAAATTGAAAAAATAAAAACAGAACAAATCAATCCTTCGCTTCTTTCACACACAGGAAAAGGATTGATAGGAATAACCATATTAAAATCTTGA
- a CDS encoding SagB/ThcOx family dehydrogenase: MNLNEAIKNGRKFLKSHHDEIEENFQSDQNKKIPQPALEKEYDKNKEIIELTPEEEFDFDEINLKDLIKNRKSHRTFIDKPLSLKELSFLLWSTQGTKEIIKNNYAALKTVPSAGARHPFETYLYIRNVENLEQGLYRYLSLEHKLLKIETGNFDEQMLEAALGQRMVIKSAVDFIWTVTPYRTEWRYSILSHKIIALDAGHICQNLYLSSELINAGTCAIGAYSQTKSDELLKLDGKEEFTIYMAPVGKIK; the protein is encoded by the coding sequence ATGAACTTAAATGAAGCAATAAAGAATGGAAGAAAATTTTTAAAATCTCATCATGATGAAATAGAAGAAAACTTTCAATCAGATCAAAACAAAAAAATACCTCAGCCAGCATTAGAAAAAGAATATGATAAAAATAAAGAAATAATTGAATTAACACCAGAAGAAGAATTTGATTTTGACGAAATAAACTTAAAAGATTTAATAAAAAATAGAAAAAGTCATAGAACATTCATTGATAAACCTTTAAGTTTAAAAGAACTCTCTTTTTTGTTATGGTCGACACAGGGAACTAAAGAAATAATAAAAAATAATTATGCCGCATTAAAAACAGTTCCATCGGCAGGTGCAAGGCATCCTTTTGAAACATATCTATATATAAGAAATGTAGAAAACCTCGAACAAGGACTATACAGATACTTATCTTTAGAACACAAATTATTAAAAATAGAAACAGGAAATTTTGATGAACAAATGCTAGAAGCTGCTTTAGGACAAAGAATGGTCATTAAATCTGCGGTAGACTTTATATGGACAGTAACACCTTACAGAACCGAATGGAGATATTCAATCCTCTCACATAAAATAATAGCTTTAGATGCTGGCCATATATGTCAAAATTTATACTTATCATCTGAACTAATAAATGCAGGAACATGTGCAATAGGAGCTTACTCACAAACAAAATCTGATGAACTTTTAAAATTAGATGGAAAAGAAGAATTTACAATCTATATGGCTCCAGTAGGTAAAATAAAATAA